The Sorangiineae bacterium MSr11367 genome window below encodes:
- a CDS encoding CusA/CzcA family heavy metal efflux RND transporter, translated as MIPFIIRQALRFRAHVVTLAMAIAGWGVWATTQQKVDAYPDISAQMVQVITTYPGRASEDVERQVTIPVEIAMRNVPRVATVRSRTIFGLSVVQMIFEEGVENYWARQRVQEKLGTLQLPGDASPDLGPMATAYGEIFRYEIVSDGGQNAMDLRTLNDWVVIPRLLRVPGVADVSNFGGYAKEYSIVFKPAQLQRYGLSVHDVVAAVQSNNASAGGSVIPRGSMSFVIRGKGALQSLEEMQTIFVKSVAGTPVYVRDVADVQLGYPVPSGMFSKDRVDESLEGIVLMRKGENPSEVLASVNDAVAELNASRLPEGARIKPYYDRTLLVRSTMYTVTHSVLTGVTLVVLVLVFFLGRPAVALLVALTIPFSLLVAMALMRMADIPVGLLSIGAIDFGIIVDGSVIMAENIARRVGELPKPVSRRSVLRCIREAALEVEKALFLSIFLIIAAYLPLLTLRSIEGLLFRPLALTIIFALAGALFFALVVTPVLATFLLRFGYDEWENPILKWFKPMYAHWVEVLLRWRYQVAVGTAGVFLVLMAFVAPRLGTQFLPYMDEGVIWVRVNCPEGTSLTQTASYGGRLREIALEFPEVDFIVVQTGRNDSGTDPFLPSRMEMMIGPKPVSTRFHTKRELLAALRNRFGEEFPTLRFNFTQPIIDSVTEDTNGTSANLAVELLGDDPAVLLVLAGKVRDLLRTVPGAADVAIEQEGPQPQLVIEPDRALCARYGVNVDDVNQMITTALGGSPIGALYEGERRFDITAKFDREALHSPQAIGRLPVYAVGGTPIPLGQIARIDILDGQTIIARENGRRRITVRTDIVGRDQGGFVKEAQARFAKEIAVPSHYSVEWLGMFENLARAREHFTLLIPVTVGAIFVVLLMSFRSIRTALILLLPIPFALMGATVALYVRGMNIDVSTGVGFATVFAVSIMDGVLMVRGILAYRQQGHSIDEAIVLGRLTRLRPILMTSTVAILGLLPASLATGLGSDVQRPLATVIIWGLSSSTLLTLFVVPVFYRIFVPVTLLRIERPPR; from the coding sequence ATGATTCCGTTCATCATCCGGCAGGCACTTCGCTTCCGGGCCCACGTCGTGACTCTGGCGATGGCCATCGCCGGTTGGGGCGTGTGGGCGACGACGCAGCAGAAAGTCGACGCGTATCCGGATATCTCCGCGCAAATGGTCCAGGTCATTACGACCTATCCTGGTCGGGCATCGGAGGACGTCGAGCGCCAGGTCACGATTCCCGTCGAAATCGCGATGCGCAACGTGCCGCGCGTAGCCACGGTTCGTTCGCGCACGATTTTCGGTTTGTCGGTGGTGCAGATGATCTTCGAGGAGGGAGTCGAGAATTATTGGGCGCGCCAGCGCGTCCAAGAAAAGCTCGGGACCCTGCAGCTCCCTGGCGACGCGTCACCGGATCTGGGGCCGATGGCCACCGCGTACGGCGAGATCTTTCGATATGAAATCGTCTCCGACGGGGGCCAGAATGCGATGGACCTGCGGACGCTGAACGACTGGGTGGTCATCCCGCGGCTGCTTCGCGTTCCCGGTGTGGCCGACGTCTCGAACTTCGGCGGCTACGCCAAAGAGTACTCCATCGTCTTCAAGCCGGCGCAGCTGCAGCGCTATGGTCTGTCGGTCCACGACGTGGTGGCCGCCGTGCAGTCGAACAATGCGAGCGCCGGAGGGAGCGTCATTCCCCGCGGCAGCATGTCCTTCGTCATCCGCGGCAAGGGCGCGCTGCAGAGCCTCGAGGAGATGCAGACCATCTTCGTGAAGTCCGTCGCCGGCACCCCGGTCTACGTGCGGGATGTCGCCGACGTGCAGCTCGGCTATCCGGTGCCCTCGGGCATGTTCAGCAAGGACCGCGTCGACGAATCCCTCGAAGGAATCGTGCTGATGCGCAAAGGCGAGAACCCCTCGGAGGTGCTCGCGAGCGTCAACGACGCGGTCGCCGAATTGAACGCGTCGCGCTTGCCCGAAGGAGCTCGCATCAAACCGTACTACGACCGCACCTTGCTCGTGCGCAGCACCATGTACACGGTCACGCACAGCGTGCTCACGGGCGTCACACTCGTCGTGCTGGTGCTCGTCTTTTTCCTCGGGCGCCCCGCGGTGGCTCTGCTGGTCGCGCTCACCATTCCATTTTCCTTGTTGGTGGCCATGGCGCTGATGCGCATGGCCGACATTCCCGTGGGCCTTCTGTCCATCGGGGCCATCGACTTTGGCATCATCGTCGACGGCTCGGTCATCATGGCGGAAAATATCGCGCGCAGGGTGGGGGAGCTGCCCAAGCCGGTGTCGCGGCGGAGCGTCCTTCGATGCATCCGCGAGGCCGCGCTCGAGGTCGAAAAGGCGCTCTTTTTGTCCATCTTTCTCATCATCGCCGCGTACTTGCCCTTGCTCACCCTGCGGAGCATCGAGGGCCTCTTGTTTCGCCCATTGGCGCTCACCATCATCTTCGCGTTGGCGGGCGCGCTGTTCTTTGCCCTGGTGGTCACCCCCGTGCTGGCGACATTCTTACTTCGGTTTGGATACGACGAATGGGAAAACCCTATTCTGAAATGGTTCAAGCCCATGTACGCGCACTGGGTCGAGGTGTTGCTCCGATGGCGCTACCAGGTGGCGGTGGGGACTGCGGGCGTATTCCTGGTGCTCATGGCCTTCGTGGCGCCGCGTCTCGGCACACAGTTCTTGCCGTACATGGACGAGGGGGTCATCTGGGTTCGGGTGAATTGCCCGGAGGGAACGTCCTTGACGCAAACCGCGTCGTACGGTGGCCGCTTACGCGAGATCGCGCTCGAGTTTCCGGAGGTGGACTTCATCGTCGTGCAGACGGGACGCAACGACAGCGGCACCGATCCGTTTCTCCCCAGCCGTATGGAAATGATGATCGGCCCCAAGCCCGTCTCGACACGCTTTCACACGAAGCGAGAGCTCCTCGCGGCCTTGAGAAATCGCTTTGGCGAGGAATTTCCCACCCTTCGATTCAATTTCACACAGCCGATCATCGACAGTGTCACCGAAGACACGAATGGCACGTCAGCCAACCTGGCCGTCGAACTCTTGGGCGACGATCCGGCCGTGCTCCTGGTTCTTGCCGGAAAAGTACGCGACCTCCTGAGAACTGTGCCCGGGGCCGCCGATGTGGCCATCGAGCAAGAGGGCCCGCAACCGCAGCTGGTCATCGAACCCGATCGCGCGCTCTGCGCCCGGTACGGCGTGAACGTCGACGACGTGAACCAGATGATCACCACCGCACTCGGCGGCAGCCCGATTGGCGCCCTCTACGAAGGCGAGCGGCGGTTCGACATCACGGCAAAGTTCGACCGGGAGGCGCTTCACTCGCCCCAGGCCATCGGGCGCCTGCCGGTCTACGCGGTGGGCGGCACCCCGATCCCGCTCGGGCAGATCGCCCGCATCGACATCCTCGACGGTCAGACAATCATCGCGCGCGAAAACGGCCGGCGCCGGATCACCGTGCGCACCGACATCGTGGGGCGCGATCAGGGGGGCTTCGTGAAGGAGGCTCAAGCGCGCTTCGCCAAGGAGATCGCCGTGCCCTCGCACTACTCCGTCGAATGGCTCGGCATGTTCGAAAATCTGGCGCGGGCGCGTGAGCACTTCACCTTGCTCATTCCCGTGACGGTGGGTGCCATTTTCGTCGTTCTGCTGATGTCCTTTCGCTCGATCCGGACGGCGTTGATTCTGCTGTTGCCCATTCCATTCGCGCTGATGGGCGCCACCGTGGCCCTCTACGTGCGCGGCATGAACATCGACGTATCGACCGGGGTCGGATTCGCCACCGTGTTTGCCGTCTCGATCATGGACGGCGTGCTCATGGTGCGGGGCATCCTCGCCTATCGGCAGCAAGGCCACTCCATCGACGAGGCGATTGTGCTGGGACGGCTGACACGCCTGCGCCCGATTTTGATGACGTCCACCGTGGCCATTCTGGGCCTGCTCCCCGCCTCGTTGGCGACCGGATTGGGATCCGATGTGCAGCGGCCGCTGGCCACGGTGATCATCTGGGGACTCTCCAGCTCCACGCTTCTCACGTTGTTCGTGGTCCCCGTCTTTTACCGAATCTTCGTGCCGGTCACGTTGCTGCGCATCGAACGACCGCCGCGGTGA
- a CDS encoding efflux RND transporter periplasmic adaptor subunit: MTERITHLVSWVITGLVLAALIAFLARSKPPVLDGTAPPPNALGAVRVLGPGRLHIEASSPLRAKLAVREVTAERSTAPLLEVTGSVLARLEQGHGPPETRWQFASSELLGAYAEWSKSGHEVAFAGKQLDTTRRLDGAKVDAQTKVVDRLSKLVQAGSDSPKDLAVEETNLIQTRLEGQKGVHEAETALRTAERGRAALARQLEQAGLDPELLGTVANGSAVLVAEVPESKAERAREGQTATASFYGVPGVSFTGKVRRISPTVSKEQRTLRVLVELDDAQTRLRPGMFADVGLGTDARTAIRVPADAVLHVGRSDYVLIAAGPEQWTVTRVVAGESRGADIEILDGVPAGAGVMGAGAILLKPFVVEAAKNL; encoded by the coding sequence ATGACCGAACGAATCACCCATCTCGTAAGTTGGGTCATCACGGGCCTCGTGCTCGCCGCGCTCATCGCGTTCCTCGCACGAAGCAAGCCTCCCGTGCTCGATGGGACGGCGCCACCACCGAATGCGCTCGGTGCGGTTCGCGTCCTCGGGCCTGGGCGGCTCCACATCGAGGCCTCGAGCCCGCTGCGTGCCAAGCTCGCCGTGCGCGAGGTGACGGCCGAGCGCTCGACGGCGCCGTTGCTCGAGGTGACCGGCTCCGTGCTGGCGCGTCTGGAGCAGGGACACGGGCCGCCGGAAACGCGATGGCAATTCGCCAGCTCGGAGTTGCTTGGCGCTTACGCCGAGTGGAGCAAGTCGGGGCACGAGGTCGCGTTCGCCGGCAAGCAGCTCGACACCACGCGCCGCCTCGACGGTGCGAAGGTCGACGCCCAGACCAAGGTCGTCGATCGTCTGAGCAAGTTGGTCCAGGCCGGGTCCGACTCGCCGAAAGACTTGGCCGTCGAAGAGACCAACTTGATCCAGACGCGGCTTGAAGGACAGAAGGGCGTCCACGAGGCCGAAACGGCGCTGCGAACCGCCGAGCGTGGCCGGGCTGCCCTCGCGCGGCAGCTCGAACAGGCGGGGCTCGACCCCGAGCTTCTCGGCACCGTCGCGAACGGGAGCGCCGTCCTGGTGGCCGAGGTGCCGGAATCGAAGGCCGAGCGTGCGCGGGAGGGCCAGACGGCCACGGCAAGCTTCTACGGCGTCCCCGGCGTGTCGTTCACCGGCAAAGTGCGGCGCATCTCGCCCACGGTCTCGAAGGAGCAACGGACCCTGCGCGTTCTCGTGGAGCTCGACGATGCCCAAACGCGGCTTCGCCCCGGGATGTTCGCCGACGTGGGGCTCGGCACCGACGCGCGGACCGCCATCCGCGTGCCCGCCGACGCCGTCCTCCACGTGGGCCGCTCCGACTATGTGTTGATCGCCGCCGGCCCGGAGCAATGGACCGTGACCCGCGTCGTGGCCGGCGAGTCGCGGGGGGCCGACATCGAGATTCTCGACGGCGTTCCCGCGGGCGCGGGTGTGATGGGCGCCGGGGCCATTTTGCTCAAACCGTTCGTGGTCGAGGCGGCGAAGAACCTATGA
- a CDS encoding TolC family protein, translated as MACAFLGPLIEPTAAAARDAPLQPPAVPLALADVIRLSILRDPQIQIALAHVEMAKGAYTTASLLPNPGFTVDRVFGALPGRPFSEQRPGGPTQYDVIVNYQLDTLLFGERSTAMERAMRAVDVATANHADVIRQRVLDAIGAYYDVLQTKLELDLARDAETQTQRLRDITRSRVALGSVGSIEADRTELAVLAANREVLRATAEVDKARARLRARVAVRPDEPDVDAVGNLDVVAPRPPPTLAFVLERAEHARPDFLASRRGVDLASANVAAERAQAFPQLAIGTGLSYQRQIGVPDAPGWQIALSGTIPLFDRNQGNIAGARAGLQQARDQLRADGLALRADAEQALREYQVSYDIVSRDDAPTLAAAAAARDKVQESYRLGGRTLLEVLDAQQAYRDAYRLSIEARAGFFKALHALNAAIGNQVLP; from the coding sequence ATGGCTTGTGCATTCCTCGGCCCGCTGATCGAGCCGACCGCGGCTGCTGCGCGGGATGCGCCGTTGCAGCCTCCGGCGGTGCCTCTCGCCCTCGCGGACGTCATACGCCTTTCCATACTTCGCGATCCGCAAATCCAAATCGCCCTCGCCCATGTCGAAATGGCGAAGGGCGCCTACACCACGGCATCGCTCCTTCCCAATCCAGGTTTCACCGTGGATCGCGTCTTCGGCGCCCTGCCGGGCCGGCCCTTTAGCGAACAAAGGCCCGGCGGGCCCACGCAATACGACGTCATCGTCAATTATCAACTAGACACACTCCTGTTCGGCGAACGGTCCACGGCCATGGAAAGGGCCATGCGGGCCGTGGACGTTGCGACGGCGAATCATGCCGACGTGATCCGCCAGCGCGTGCTCGATGCGATTGGCGCTTACTACGATGTGCTGCAAACGAAGCTGGAGCTCGATCTTGCCCGAGATGCCGAAACGCAGACGCAGCGGCTTCGCGATATCACGCGTTCACGCGTCGCCCTCGGCAGCGTGGGATCCATCGAGGCGGATCGGACCGAGCTCGCGGTTCTCGCCGCGAACCGTGAGGTGCTTCGAGCCACCGCGGAAGTGGACAAGGCGCGGGCGCGGTTGCGCGCCCGCGTGGCCGTGCGTCCCGACGAGCCGGACGTCGACGCCGTCGGAAACCTCGACGTGGTCGCACCGCGGCCACCGCCCACCCTTGCGTTCGTGCTCGAACGCGCCGAGCACGCACGCCCGGACTTTCTCGCTTCCCGACGCGGTGTGGATCTGGCTTCGGCCAACGTCGCCGCCGAGCGCGCGCAAGCCTTTCCGCAATTGGCCATTGGCACCGGCCTCAGTTACCAACGACAAATAGGCGTTCCGGACGCGCCAGGCTGGCAGATTGCACTCTCGGGAACCATACCGCTCTTCGATCGGAATCAGGGCAACATCGCGGGGGCTCGCGCCGGTTTGCAGCAGGCACGCGACCAACTTCGCGCCGACGGTCTGGCCCTTCGCGCCGACGCCGAGCAGGCGCTTCGCGAGTATCAAGTCAGCTACGACATCGTCTCGAGGGACGACGCCCCCACGCTGGCTGCCGCCGCCGCTGCGCGCGACAAAGTCCAAGAGTCGTATCGATTGGGGGGACGCACCTTGCTCGAGGTACTCGATGCCCAGCAAGCCTACCGGGACGCTTACCGCCTCAGTATCGAGGCGCGCGCCGGTTTCTTCAAGGCTCTCCATGCCCTCAATGCGGCGATTGGAAACCAGGTATTGCCATGA
- a CDS encoding sigma-54 dependent transcriptional regulator → MDSIASWSVLVVDDDPGVRQSLRLCLAADGARVLGVGSAKAALDALEHGHFDVVLLDLWLGSDSGLEALPDIVRRQPDAAIIVITAFATFETAVEAMKRGAVDYLPKPFTPEQVRHAVARAWESVRLKRKLAEAEVRLELAGADDDFFETESPAASAILKLASRAAKTDAPILLRGESGTGKNVMARWIWTRSLRAGGPFISVNCPSLSKELMNSTLFGHRKGSFTGAVSDARGKVQEAEGGTIFLDEVGDLSPEAQVRLLRFLNDQSYERVGESKERRADVRIIAATNRDLETEVQSGRFREDLLFRLNVVTLTLPPMRERREDLPGLTRYYLERAKIRLHRPELTFSDAAVRGLRAHPWPGNLREIRNAVERAVILSPGPRIEPEDLGIPEVAEDPEGRRPDAEVALGADVSLESLEREHIARVIARAPTLETAARTLGIDSTTLQRKRKRYGLT, encoded by the coding sequence ATGGATTCGATAGCGTCCTGGTCGGTATTGGTCGTCGACGACGATCCGGGTGTTCGTCAGTCCCTTCGACTCTGCTTGGCCGCCGACGGCGCACGCGTACTTGGTGTCGGCAGCGCGAAGGCCGCACTCGACGCACTCGAGCACGGTCACTTCGATGTCGTGCTGCTCGACCTCTGGCTGGGATCCGACTCGGGGCTCGAAGCGCTCCCCGACATCGTGCGTCGGCAACCCGATGCCGCCATCATCGTGATCACCGCATTTGCCACCTTCGAAACGGCGGTGGAGGCCATGAAGCGGGGCGCGGTGGACTACCTGCCCAAGCCTTTCACCCCGGAGCAGGTGCGCCATGCGGTGGCCCGCGCATGGGAATCCGTGCGCCTCAAACGCAAGCTCGCCGAGGCCGAGGTGCGGCTCGAGCTGGCCGGCGCGGACGACGACTTTTTCGAAACGGAAAGCCCCGCGGCCTCCGCGATCCTGAAGCTCGCCTCGCGGGCGGCCAAGACCGACGCGCCCATTCTGTTGCGCGGCGAGAGCGGCACCGGCAAAAACGTGATGGCCCGATGGATCTGGACGAGGAGCCTGCGCGCGGGCGGTCCATTCATTTCGGTCAATTGCCCGTCGCTCTCGAAGGAGCTCATGAACAGCACCCTCTTCGGGCACCGAAAGGGCTCCTTCACCGGCGCCGTCTCCGATGCGCGGGGCAAAGTTCAAGAGGCCGAGGGTGGAACCATCTTTCTGGACGAGGTGGGCGACCTTTCGCCGGAAGCCCAGGTGCGCCTCTTGCGATTCTTGAACGACCAAAGCTACGAGCGGGTCGGCGAGAGCAAGGAGCGGCGCGCGGACGTGCGCATCATCGCGGCCACCAATCGAGACCTCGAGACCGAAGTCCAGTCGGGGCGCTTCCGGGAAGATCTCCTCTTTCGCCTCAACGTGGTCACGCTCACGTTGCCGCCCATGCGCGAGCGGCGGGAGGACCTGCCCGGCCTGACGCGATACTACCTGGAGCGCGCGAAAATCCGGCTCCATCGGCCCGAGCTCACCTTCTCGGACGCCGCGGTGCGCGGCCTTCGTGCGCACCCTTGGCCGGGCAATCTTCGGGAAATTCGCAACGCCGTCGAGCGCGCGGTGATCCTCAGCCCCGGGCCGCGGATCGAGCCGGAGGATCTCGGCATTCCCGAGGTCGCCGAAGACCCCGAAGGACGCCGCCCCGACGCGGAGGTCGCATTGGGCGCCGACGTCAGCCTCGAGTCCCTCGAGCGCGAGCACATCGCCCGGGTCATCGCACGCGCACCGACGCTGGAGACCGCGGCGAGGACCCTGGGCATCGACAGCACCACGCTGCAGAGAAAACGAAAGCGCTACGGCCTCACATGA